The following proteins come from a genomic window of Streptococcus pneumoniae:
- a CDS encoding YlmH family RNA-binding protein encodes MNKGIYQHFSIEDRPFLDKGMEWIKKVEDSYTPFLTPFINPHQEKLLKILAKTYGLACSSSGEFVLSEYVRVLLYPDYFQPEFSDFEISLQEIVYSNKFEHLTHAKILGTVINQLGIERKLFGDILVDEERAQIMINQQFLLLFQDGLKKIGRIPVSLEERPFTEKIDKLEQYRELDLSVSSFRLDVLLSNVLKLSRNQANQLIEKKLVQVNYHVVDKSDYTVQVGDLISVRKFGRLRLLQDKGQTKKEKKKITVQLLLSK; translated from the coding sequence ATGAATAAAGGGATTTATCAGCATTTCTCCATAGAAGATCGTCCATTTCTTGACAAGGGAATGGAATGGATAAAGAAGGTAGAAGATAGCTATACTCCTTTTTTAACTCCTTTTATCAATCCTCATCAGGAGAAGCTATTAAAGATTTTGGCCAAAACCTATGGTCTTGCTTGTAGCAGTAGTGGGGAATTCGTCTTGAGTGAGTATGTTCGAGTTTTATTATACCCAGATTATTTCCAACCAGAGTTTTCAGATTTTGAAATATCTCTCCAGGAAATTGTGTATTCCAATAAATTTGAACATTTAACGCATGCTAAGATTTTAGGGACAGTCATCAATCAATTAGGGATTGAACGGAAACTTTTTGGAGATATCCTAGTAGATGAAGAACGGGCGCAGATTATGATTAATCAGCAGTTTCTTCTTCTCTTTCAAGATGGACTAAAGAAAATTGGTCGTATACCTGTTTCGCTGGAGGAACGTCCTTTCACCGAGAAAATAGATAAGCTAGAACAGTATCGAGAACTGGATTTATCTGTGTCTAGTTTTCGATTAGATGTTCTTTTATCAAATGTTTTGAAACTATCTAGGAATCAAGCAAACCAGTTGATTGAAAAGAAACTTGTCCAAGTAAATTATCATGTGGTAGACAAATCAGATTACACTGTTCAAGTTGGAGACTTGATTAGTGTGAGAAAATTTGGTCGCTTGAGATTACTTCAAGATAAGGGACAAACGAAAAAAGAGAAGAAAAAAATAACCGTCCAGTTATTATTAAGTAAGTGA
- the divIVA gene encoding cell division protein DivIVA, with amino-acid sequence MPITSLEIKDKTFGTRFRGFDPEEVDEFLDIVVRDYEDLVRANHDKNLRIKSLEERLSYFDEIKDSLSQSVLIAQDTAERVKQAAHERSNNIIHQAEQDAQRLLEEAKYKANEILRQATDNAKKVAVETEELKNKSRVFHQRLKSTIESQLAIVESSDWEDILRPTATYLQTSDEAFKEVVSEVLGEPIPVPIEEEPIDMTRQFSQAEMEELQARIEVADKELSEFEAQIKQEVEAPTPVVSPQVEEEPLLIQLAQCMKNQK; translated from the coding sequence ATGCCAATTACATCATTAGAAATAAAGGACAAGACTTTTGGAACTCGATTCAGAGGTTTTGATCCAGAAGAAGTCGATGAATTTTTAGATATTGTGGTTCGTGATTACGAAGATCTTGTGCGTGCGAATCATGATAAAAATTTGCGTATTAAGAGTTTAGAAGAGCGTTTGTCTTACTTTGATGAAATAAAAGATTCATTGAGCCAGTCTGTATTGATTGCCCAGGATACAGCTGAGCGAGTGAAACAGGCGGCGCATGAACGTTCAAACAATATCATTCATCAAGCAGAGCAAGATGCGCAACGCTTGTTGGAAGAAGCTAAATATAAGGCAAACGAGATTCTTCGTCAAGCAACTGATAATGCTAAGAAAGTCGCTGTTGAAACAGAAGAATTGAAGAACAAGAGCCGTGTCTTCCACCAACGTCTCAAATCTACAATTGAGAGTCAGTTGGCTATTGTTGAATCTTCAGATTGGGAAGATATTCTCCGTCCAACAGCTACTTATCTTCAAACCAGTGATGAAGCCTTTAAAGAAGTGGTTAGCGAAGTACTTGGAGAACCGATTCCAGTTCCAATTGAAGAAGAACCAATTGATATGACACGTCAGTTCTCTCAAGCAGAAATGGAAGAATTACAAGCTCGTATTGAGGTAGCCGATAAAGAATTGTCTGAATTTGAAGCTCAGATTAAACAGGAAGTGGAAGCTCCAACTCCTGTAGTGAGTCCTCAAGTTGAAGAAGAGCCTCTGCTCATCCAGTTGGCCCAATGTATGAAGAACCAGAAGTAG